The DNA window CGCGACAGACAGCGCCTTCTTGGCCGGCTCCTGCCCGATGACGTACTCCTCGAGGAAGTTGAAGATCTCGCGGGGCTTCGGGAGTTCGAACTCCGTCGCCGCGACCTCGCCTGCCTCTGCGAGACGCTCTTCGATGATCTCGTTGCAGAGCTCGACGCACTCGTCGCAGATGTAGACGCCTGGCCCAGCAATGAGCTGCTGTACCTGCTTCTGGCTCTTGCCACAGAAGGAGCACTTGAGCAGGTCGGCGCTCTCACCGATTCGTGCCATCAGCTTTTCTCCTCTTCTGGCTATCCGGTACTCGAGCCTAACCCGAACATATGACATCGGAGTGTATCCGGCGCGCGGTGGGTCACAATCGTGACCACCCGCAGACCGAAAAAGGTGGGATCCAATGGTGTTCCATGGATCCCACCTTCGTGGTTGATCGGTGTTACGCGCCCTTGACGAGAGCCGGCAGGCTCTTGCGGCTCGTGAGCACCTGGTCGATGAGACCGTACTCGAGCGCCTCGGCGGCCGAGAGGATCTTGTCGCGATCGATGTCCTTGTTGACCTGCTCGACCGAGCGGTTCGAGAGCTGCGACAGCGTCTCCTCGAGCCAGACACGCATACGGAGGATCTCCGCTGCCTGGATCTCGATGTCGGATGCCTGCCCCTGGCCCGCCTGGCCGACAGCCGGCTGGTGGATGAGGATCCGGGCGTTCGGCAGCGCGAGTCGCTTACCCGGCGTGCCGGCAGCGGTGAGCACCGCGGCAGCTGACGCGGCCTGGCCGAGAACAACAGTCTGCACGTGCGGACGGATGTACTGCATGGTGTCGTAGATCGCCGTCATCGCGGTGAACGAGCCACCGGGTGAGTTGATGTACATGACGATGTCGCGGTCAGGGTCCATGCTCTCGAGCACGAGCAGCTGCGCCATGACGTCATCCGCCGATGCGTCGTCGATCTGCACGCCGAGGAAGATGATGCGGTCCTCGAAGAGCTTCGCGTACGGGTCCTGGCGCTTGTAGCCGTATGCCGTGCGCTCCTCGAAGCTGGGGAGGATGTAGCGCGAGTTCGGCATCGCTGCCGCCTGCTGCGGAAGGTTGCCCGCTGCGCGGAATGTAGGGGTGTCCATAGTTTTTCCTTTGTCTCTCTGCGCTTAGCTCGCCTCGGTGCCGCCGCCGCCGGCGACGTCCGTTGCTGATTCGCGGATGTGATCGACGAAACCGTACTCGAGGGCTTCCTGTGCCGTGAACCAGCGGTCACGGTCACCGTCGGCGTTGATCTGCTCGACGGTCTTCCCGGTCTGCGCTGCGGTGATCTCAGCGAGGCGCTTCTTCATGTCGAGGATGAGCTGAGCCTGCGTCTGGATGTCGCTCGCGGTTCCACCGAAGCCACCGTGCGGCTGGTGCAGGAGCACCCGGGCGTTCGGCGTGATGTAGCGCTTGCCCTTGGTTCCGGCCGTCAGAAGAAGCTGTCCCATCGAGGCCGCCATGCCGATACCGACCGTGACGATGTCGTTGGGGACGAACTGCATGGTGTCGTAGATCGCCATGCCCGCGGTGATGGAACCACCGGGTGAGTTGATGTAGAGGTAAATGTCACGCTTGGAGTCTTCAGCCGCGAGCAGCAACAGCTTCGCAGCGATCTCATTGGCGTTCTCATCGCGTACTTCTGCGCCGAGCCAGATGATGCGATCCTTCAGCAGTCGGTCAAAAACACTGTTCGGCAGTGCCAGTTCGGCCATGTCGCGCTCCATTTCAGTTGTTGCGTGTAATCGAATCTATCGGAGGTGCAAAGCCACTTCTGCCCTGTTCGCCGTGGGCAGATATCCCGAGGGCCATGAGCGTGCGTACAGCGCACCCACGACAAAACGACGGATGCCCCGGAAAAAATTCCGGGGCATCCGTCGTTATCGCACGGCGATACTACTTCTTGGCCTTCTTCGCCTTCTTAGCCGGAGCCTCTTCGGTCTCAGCGTCGGCAGCGTCAGCTTCGACAGCGTCGGCCTCAACAGCGTCGGCCGCGTCGGTCTCGTCAGCGGGAGCGTCGTCTTCGTCGGTCGGGATGAACCCGGTGAGGTCAACGGGCTTTCCGGCGGTGTCGACGACCTTGGTCTTGCCGAGGACAACCGCGAGGGCCTTGTTGCGGGCAACCTCTCCGACCATGGCCGGGATCTGGTTGTTCTCGTCGAGAACCTTGATGAACTCGCCCGGCTCCATGCCGTACTGAGCGGCACCCTGGATCAGGTACTGGGTGAGCTCGTCCTGGCTGACCTGGACCTTCTCGGCCTCAGCGATGGTGTCGAGAAGCATCTGCTGCTTGAAGGTTGCCTCGCTCGAGGTCTTGACCTCTGCGCGGTGCTCGTCGTCTTCGAGTCGGCCTTCGCCCTCGAGGTGACGGTGAACCTCGTCTTCGACGAGCTTCTCCGGAACGGGGATCTCAACCATTTCGACGAGCTTCTCGAGCAGCTTGGTGCGAGCCTCGGTGCCCTGGCCGAACGCCTTCTGGCGAGCCGCCTGCTCCTTGAGGCTCTCGGTCAGCTCGGCGATGGTGTCGAACTCGCTGGCGATCTGCGCGAAGTCGTCGTCGGCTGCAGGAAGCTCGCGCTCCTTGACGGCTCCGACGGTGACGGTGATCTCAGCGGTCTCGCCCTCGTGGTCTCCACCGAGCAGCGGTGCGCTGAACGTGGTGACCTCGCCGGCGGTGAGTGACTCGAGGACCTCGTCGATGCCCTCGATGAGGTCACCGGAACCGACCTCGTATGAGATACCTGAAGCGGTGTCGACCTCTTCGCCGTTGATCGTTGCAACGAGGTCGATCTGCACGAAGTCGCCGGTTGCCGCTGGGCGGTCAACGGTGACGAGCGTGCCGAACCGGGTGCGGAGCTTGTTGAGTTCTTCTTCAACGTCTGCGTCGGTAACCTCGGCTGCGTCGACCTCGATGGTGATGTCGTCGTATGCCGGGAGAGTGATCTCGGGACGAACGTCAACCTCGATGGCGAGCTTCAGGTCTCCGGAGAAGTCCTTGTCGCTGGGCCACTCGACGATGTCAGCCTCCGGGCGACCCAGAGTGCGGATGCCGTGCTCTTCGATGGCGGCGCGGTAGAAACCGTCGAGGCCCTCGTTGACGGCGTGCTCGAGCACAGCGCCCTTGCCCATGCGCTGGTCGATGATTGCCGGGGGAACCTTGCCCTTGCGGAATCCGGGGATGTTGACCTGTTCGGCGATGTGGCCGTAGGCGTGGGTGATGCTCGGCTTCAGGTCTTCGGGTGTCACCGAGATGGCAACCTTGACGCGAGTGGGGCTGAGCTGTTCGACCGTGGATTTCACGTTGGTGTGTTCTCCTGTGTTGTGGATTTTTCCTCGATCTGAGGAGTTTCGGATTGTCGGGGCGACAGGATTCGAACCTGCGACCTCCCGGTCCCAAACCGGGCGCTCTACCAAGCTGAGCTACGCCCCGGTATTACTACCGGTGATGGACAAGCCAATCGATAACAAAACTCGGTTGGAAGGCCTCGGACAGTCTAATGCACGGACGGCGGGCAATCCTGTCCACCGTGCATGTGCACACACCACCCCCAAACGTGTACTACGATATTCGAGTGCCGGTTCGCCGGCATGGTTCTCCAACTGAATACCGTAATTCCGGCATAAATCCGCCGGATTCGGGGCTGTAGCTTAGTGGTAAAGCCTCTGTCTTCCAAACAGATGATGCGAGTTCGATTCTCGTCAGCCCCTCCAATGATCCGTTCCGCCCGCACGACGAAGGCGAAGCCATGAAGATGCTCCGGCCTTACGCGCTGTGGACAGCCGCCGGCGTCGTGCTCTTCGTGATTGCCGGTCTCGCACTCGCCACGGGCCGCTTCGGCTCCGGAGTCCTTCTCATGGCCGCGTCGGCGCTCTGCCTCGGTACCGGAATGGCCTCACAGAAGCGCTGGACGAAGAAAAACCGCCAACGCCAGCGCTAAGTGACACTCACGCTCCCGCGTCGAGTGATTCCGCGTGGTGTTTCGAGTGCCCGAGATAGATCTCCGCATTCTTTCGGATGCCATCGATCTCGTCATCGGTCAGCTCGCGTCGAACCTTTCCCGGCACCCCTGCGACGAGCGAACGCGGTGGAATAACCGCCCCCGACAGCACGACCGCTCCCCCGGCGATCAGGCACTCGTCGCCGATCACCGCTCCGCTGAGGACGACGGCGCCCATGCCAACGAGCACCGTGTCTCCAATCGTGCAGCCGTGCACGACGGCATTGTGACCGACCGATACCCCTTTGCCGATGACAACAGGCGATGCTGAATCCACGTGCACGGCGACCCCGTCCTGGATGTTGCTCCCATCGCCGATCTCGATCGACGCCGAGTCCCCGCGGAGAACCGCGTTGTACCAGACGCTCGATGCCGGCCCGAGCGTGACGTTACCGACGATGCGCGCACCGGGCGCAATGAAGGCTGTGTCGTCGATCGTCGGCCCCTCGATCCCGGTGAGCCGGAGGACTGTTGCGCTGCTGTCACTCGTCATGGGGTCACACTATCGCTCCGGATTTTCTCCACATGGGCAGTTCTGTCCACGGATCGCAAATGTACCCACCCATCTCGACAGCCTCTGCCACAATCGGGCCATGTCTTCGACTCAGGGCCATGTGCCCCAGCCGCACCCTCCGACTGAGCCCACTGTTCCCGGTGGAGGACTGAACGGTCGAACACCGGTATGGCCGCAGCGCGCGGAATACCTGACAGACAGCTCTCGGTGCCCGTCATGCTTCACCGCTCTCTCGGCATCCACACCGGTGCCGGCAGGTTCCGCCGGTCCTGTGTGCCACGTGTGCGGTCTCGACCTCTCAGGCCCCGAGGCCGCCGGCGTGCTCGAAGCGGGCACCGCTGTTCGGACCGCTGAGTCGAGACGGCAGAATCTTCTCGATCGCATGCGCGCCTCGCAGGCTGAGCGCGAGGCGCTTCGGCTCGCGGCTAGCGCGCCTGTACCGCAGGTGGTCCAGCAGCAGCCGGTAAACGTCGGGCAGTACCCGGGCGCGCTGTACCAGAGTGCGCAGTCCCCCGCCGCCTCTGTTCCCCTCGCACACTCGACAGAACCAGCATCCCTGAGCGCGCTGCACGCACAACTGCCGCCGCAAGCTCTCCCGCCGACGTCGGGGGGTGCAACCGCTGATGGCCGCCCGCGCCGTTCGGGCATCCAGATACTGATGCTGACGGTTGGCGTCATCCTGGTCTCGATCATGGCGATCTTCTTCGTCCTTCTCGCCTACCTCGTCGCGAGCCTCGAAGTCCGGTCGATCCTGACCGGAGCGGCAAGCATCGCCGTCTTCGGCATTGCCTGGCTGCTGCACCGGCGGAGGCTCTCGGGCACCGCGCAGGGAATCGCCGTGCTCGCCATCGTGCTCCTCCTGCTCGACATCTGGATCGTTCGCGCCAATGACCTGTTCGGCTCGGCAACGCTCGACGGCTGGTTGTACACGGGCATCGCAACGGGCCTGCTGGCTGTGGCACTCACCGCGGGATTCCGGATGCTGCCGCTGCGGTCGCTGAGTATCTCCGCGGCGCTGCTCGGGCCGGTCGCCGTCTTCGCGCTCACCATCGGCATTCTCACCACGGTCGACGCCAGCGAGCAGATCTGGGCGGCGTTTGCGGCCGTGGGTGCTGCCGCCCTCGCATGGCGCTGGATTCCGCTCGGCGCGCTCGAGTGCAGCCTGGTGCGAGCGCTCGGGTTCATCGCGGCCGGGCTGGCGATCCTTCCGGGTTCGTTCGGGTTCCCCGATCTGGACGGTGGCGCGGTTATCGCGCTCGCTGTGATCGCGGTGATTTGGTTCGGCCACCTCGCACTGTCCGAGTTCCAGGTCGTCGGGCCGACAGGCCCAGGCGGCACCAACCCGGCTGGCGTCGCCCCTGGCGTTCTCGACCCCAGCGTCGCCCCCGACATGGGGGCACCGCCCATCGAGGAACCGGCCGACAACGCAGCCGCGCAACCGGCGTCGCAGCCGCGTCCCGATGTGACCTCGGCGCTCCGGAGCACACCGTGGCAGGTCTTCGCCGCCCTCGGGCTCGGCTTGAGCATCGCGGCAATCGGTCCCGCTCTCCTGTTGGAGGCGAACAGCCCCAGCGACCTGTTCTGGATTCCCGTGACCGCGACAGCGATGGGTGCTGTCGTTCTCGCCATCGTCGCGCGGCTCGGTCGCGCGTCAGACGGCGCATCGCTCCTGAGGCTCGCGACGGCCGTGCCCCTCGCCGCGACAGCGCTGCTGGCCGCTCCGGCCGCGATGAGTGCGCTCCTCCACCTCCTCTCGATCCTTACCCTCCGACCGTTCAGCCTCGGTGTGCTCGAACCATTCGCGCGTTCGGGGCCCGGCTCCGAGTGGACCGCACCTGTCGCGCTCATCGCTGTCTCGCTGCTCACAGCATCCGCACTCGCGCTGCTTGGCCACCTTCGGAGCAGCGGCTGGGCGTCCCTGGCTCTCGGCGCCATCGGCCTCATCGGCGCGTGTCTCGTCCTGGGCACACCGGCACTGAGCGGCTCTGGTCTCCTCCTCGTCGCCGTTGCAGCGCTTGCCGCGACCGCATCAGGACGTATCGCCTGGCCCTACCGGCTCGTCGCCGCGATCACCTCAGCTCTCGGCACCTTCGGGGTGTTCGTCGTCGGCCTCACGAGCACCGTTACCTTCCCCTTCGCGGTGATCGCGACGCTGGCGGTTCTCGTTGTCCTCCACCGGGTCGTGCACCACACGGCCCCTCACACCGTGGCCAGCGCAACAACGCCGGTCGTCGTCGCCAGCGGACTCGGGGTTCTGCTCGGCAGCGTCCTGCTCGCTCCCTCCTGGTACCAGACGGTCACGGAAGCCACGAGTGCGCCGGCCGCTCCCGCCCTGGCCCTGGTCGTCTGCGCCGCCGTAATCGTCCTGACCGTCCTCTTTGCGCCAGGGCTTCTCACCCGCGCGGAGTCCGCCGTCGCCGTGTCCATCGGCGGCCTCGCGACCTTCGCGGGCCTCCTCTGGCTGGCCGCCCGCATCTCCGCCGACGCCACTCCGTTCCTCATCGCCTCGGGGATTGCGGCGGGTGTCACCATCCTCTGGCAGTTCCCCCGTCGCGTCGCTGCGTGGCCTGAACGGTACGTGGCTGCTGCGGCAGCACCGGTCACCGCCCTCGGGTTCGTTGCTGTCCTCTGGGA is part of the Mycetocola zhujimingii genome and encodes:
- a CDS encoding ATP-dependent Clp protease proteolytic subunit, which codes for MDTPTFRAAGNLPQQAAAMPNSRYILPSFEERTAYGYKRQDPYAKLFEDRIIFLGVQIDDASADDVMAQLLVLESMDPDRDIVMYINSPGGSFTAMTAIYDTMQYIRPHVQTVVLGQAASAAAVLTAAGTPGKRLALPNARILIHQPAVGQAGQGQASDIEIQAAEILRMRVWLEETLSQLSNRSVEQVNKDIDRDKILSAAEALEYGLIDQVLTSRKSLPALVKGA
- a CDS encoding ATP-dependent Clp protease proteolytic subunit gives rise to the protein MAELALPNSVFDRLLKDRIIWLGAEVRDENANEIAAKLLLLAAEDSKRDIYLYINSPGGSITAGMAIYDTMQFVPNDIVTVGIGMAASMGQLLLTAGTKGKRYITPNARVLLHQPHGGFGGTASDIQTQAQLILDMKKRLAEITAAQTGKTVEQINADGDRDRWFTAQEALEYGFVDHIRESATDVAGGGGTEAS
- the tig gene encoding trigger factor; translated protein: MKSTVEQLSPTRVKVAISVTPEDLKPSITHAYGHIAEQVNIPGFRKGKVPPAIIDQRMGKGAVLEHAVNEGLDGFYRAAIEEHGIRTLGRPEADIVEWPSDKDFSGDLKLAIEVDVRPEITLPAYDDITIEVDAAEVTDADVEEELNKLRTRFGTLVTVDRPAATGDFVQIDLVATINGEEVDTASGISYEVGSGDLIEGIDEVLESLTAGEVTTFSAPLLGGDHEGETAEITVTVGAVKERELPAADDDFAQIASEFDTIAELTESLKEQAARQKAFGQGTEARTKLLEKLVEMVEIPVPEKLVEDEVHRHLEGEGRLEDDEHRAEVKTSSEATFKQQMLLDTIAEAEKVQVSQDELTQYLIQGAAQYGMEPGEFIKVLDENNQIPAMVGEVARNKALAVVLGKTKVVDTAGKPVDLTGFIPTDEDDAPADETDAADAVEADAVEADAADAETEEAPAKKAKKAKK
- a CDS encoding gamma carbonic anhydrase family protein, which gives rise to MTSDSSATVLRLTGIEGPTIDDTAFIAPGARIVGNVTLGPASSVWYNAVLRGDSASIEIGDGSNIQDGVAVHVDSASPVVIGKGVSVGHNAVVHGCTIGDTVLVGMGAVVLSGAVIGDECLIAGGAVVLSGAVIPPRSLVAGVPGKVRRELTDDEIDGIRKNAEIYLGHSKHHAESLDAGA
- a CDS encoding SCO7613 C-terminal domain-containing membrane protein, whose translation is MSSTQGHVPQPHPPTEPTVPGGGLNGRTPVWPQRAEYLTDSSRCPSCFTALSASTPVPAGSAGPVCHVCGLDLSGPEAAGVLEAGTAVRTAESRRQNLLDRMRASQAEREALRLAASAPVPQVVQQQPVNVGQYPGALYQSAQSPAASVPLAHSTEPASLSALHAQLPPQALPPTSGGATADGRPRRSGIQILMLTVGVILVSIMAIFFVLLAYLVASLEVRSILTGAASIAVFGIAWLLHRRRLSGTAQGIAVLAIVLLLLDIWIVRANDLFGSATLDGWLYTGIATGLLAVALTAGFRMLPLRSLSISAALLGPVAVFALTIGILTTVDASEQIWAAFAAVGAAALAWRWIPLGALECSLVRALGFIAAGLAILPGSFGFPDLDGGAVIALAVIAVIWFGHLALSEFQVVGPTGPGGTNPAGVAPGVLDPSVAPDMGAPPIEEPADNAAAQPASQPRPDVTSALRSTPWQVFAALGLGLSIAAIGPALLLEANSPSDLFWIPVTATAMGAVVLAIVARLGRASDGASLLRLATAVPLAATALLAAPAAMSALLHLLSILTLRPFSLGVLEPFARSGPGSEWTAPVALIAVSLLTASALALLGHLRSSGWASLALGAIGLIGACLVLGTPALSGSGLLLVAVAALAATASGRIAWPYRLVAAITSALGTFGVFVVGLTSTVTFPFAVIATLAVLVVLHRVVHHTAPHTVASATTPVVVASGLGVLLGSVLLAPSWYQTVTEATSAPAAPALALVVCAAVIVLTVLFAPGLLTRAESAVAVSIGGLATFAGLLWLAARISADATPFLIASGIAAGVTILWQFPRRVAAWPERYVAAAAAPVTALGFVAVLWDQIDDAVTPVAVSSAIVVLAALALAVFRPTHNSAAATLAGILNDPARIARACWDVPVVLVAAFLVPRAVGSERLGWLALLLLAVAAVIIASGDGGVFAGRSLRRHVAWAGLPLAVGSLWLGLARNDVDVVEFYTLPVSGLLFAILALIVIRREPVTDRVSSPRTVLFGAALAVALLPSAAASGTDEPVRMAITLGAAILLLLAGPFLPPVWAATRVAVVVWFTGVVTMLLLTLVLPVVDSTRTPGGWENEVAAAGLAVGGALWLYRRRVPHILGTLAVAAAPVVLALPLAESILAGEAEFWRFLLTLLLASALFVAASLGAARSEIIRWTALGAAVIVAASAMTVGLADPFETATVPIAVALIAVGAVRLSADPAARSWPHLGAGLILLLVPSLFADFASNELWRVVALGVAALVVFGIGLALKLSAPTLIGAAVLVVHGLAQLWPWISGLYGAIPWWLWAGIGGVILIVLAATYEKRIRDLQAVARSIRSLR